Proteins encoded by one window of Vampirovibrionales bacterium:
- a CDS encoding glycosyltransferase family 4 protein, which produces MSVPIPPSSASGAAAASDGSSRTGRALRVGMVLDQRFPPDARVEREALALIRAGFEVHLLCARAPGEAYGRDADEWTVDDEYQGIRLHRVDPEQVIYRVPLIGFPTRFPYRGLAKRAAQTFWNLDPVWFTLIRRFIRRYEIDILHIHDLRLASTGLAAASQADLPLVADLHEHYPALMAMLKGRQSPQRGARARRKWDRVERYVCREADRVLTVVEEARDRLLAKGVRAPKVSVIPNTVDIDKFLAVQPDSEVIRHYKNDFVLTYVGHLNSEHRGIQTALEAVATLKDQIHGLKFVAAGEYRPDYRKRLDHLIDRLDLHHCVDFTGWLDETAFASYIQAADICLIPHLANEHTDATFPNKAYLYHLYGKPIIAADCKPLVRYLAETQGGLTYRSGDARALADAVLTLHDDRSRRQRMGRSGQEAVFERHNWKATAERLVSVYRGLAQEWALGRA; this is translated from the coding sequence ATGTCTGTTCCCATTCCCCCTTCTTCCGCTTCTGGCGCAGCGGCGGCTTCTGACGGCTCCTCCCGGACGGGTCGGGCGCTGCGGGTGGGCATGGTGCTCGATCAACGCTTCCCGCCGGACGCAAGGGTGGAGCGTGAAGCCTTGGCGTTGATTCGCGCAGGGTTTGAGGTGCATTTGTTGTGCGCGCGCGCGCCTGGCGAAGCGTATGGGCGTGACGCCGACGAGTGGACGGTAGATGACGAGTATCAAGGAATACGGCTGCATCGCGTGGATCCTGAGCAGGTGATTTATCGCGTCCCCCTGATTGGGTTTCCGACGCGGTTTCCGTATCGCGGGCTGGCCAAACGTGCGGCGCAGACGTTCTGGAATCTGGATCCGGTCTGGTTTACGCTGATTCGCCGGTTTATTCGGCGTTACGAGATAGATATTCTACATATTCACGATTTGCGTCTGGCCAGCACGGGGCTGGCGGCGGCGTCTCAGGCAGACTTGCCGCTGGTCGCCGATCTCCACGAACATTACCCGGCGCTGATGGCCATGCTCAAAGGTCGTCAATCGCCGCAACGCGGGGCGCGCGCGCGCCGAAAATGGGACCGTGTTGAGCGTTACGTCTGCCGCGAAGCCGATCGCGTTCTTACCGTAGTCGAAGAAGCGCGCGACCGCCTGCTCGCCAAGGGCGTACGCGCGCCCAAGGTGTCGGTGATTCCCAATACCGTTGATATTGATAAATTCCTGGCCGTGCAGCCAGACTCTGAGGTGATTCGCCACTACAAAAACGATTTTGTACTGACCTACGTTGGCCATCTCAACAGTGAGCATCGCGGCATCCAGACCGCTCTGGAGGCTGTGGCGACCCTCAAGGACCAGATTCATGGCTTGAAGTTTGTCGCCGCAGGCGAATATCGCCCGGATTACCGCAAGCGGCTGGATCATCTCATCGATCGCCTGGACCTGCACCACTGCGTGGATTTCACCGGCTGGCTGGATGAAACGGCTTTCGCCTCATACATTCAGGCGGCGGACATCTGCCTGATTCCGCATCTGGCCAATGAACATACCGACGCGACGTTTCCCAACAAAGCGTATCTCTATCATCTGTACGGCAAGCCGATTATCGCCGCTGACTGCAAGCCGCTGGTACGCTATCTGGCAGAAACTCAGGGCGGCCTTACCTATCGCTCAGGCGACGCGCGCGCGCTGGCGGATGCGGTGTTGACGCTGCACGACGATCGCTCGCGACGTCAACGCATGGGGCGCAGCGGTCAGGAGGCCGTGTTTGAACGCCACAACTGGAAGGCGACCGCTGAGCGTCTGGTGTCGGTGTATCGCGGGCTGGCTCAGGAGTGGGCGCTGGGACGCGCTTAA
- the hemL gene encoding glutamate-1-semialdehyde 2,1-aminomutase yields MPGGVNSPVRAFKGVGGAPVFMQRALGPYLWDEDGNRYIDYVGSWGPAILGHAYPDVIRRIQQAAEDGLSFGAPTLLETALAHQVIDMMPAIEKIRFVNSGTEACMSAIRLARAFTGRSRIITFAGCYHGHGDSFLSQAGSGAATLGIPASPGVPPAIAALTLSARFNDLASVERLLASCEGDAAAIMVEPVAGNMGCIAPEPGFLQGLRELADRHGALLIFDEVMCGFRVARGGAQERYGVRPDLTTLGKIIGGGMPVGAYGGRRDIMACVAPEGRMYQAGTLSGNPLAMTAGLETLRRLNDHGFYADLDDKTHRLADGLREIAQQAGVSVTINAVCGMLTLFFGDGPVIDYESATACDRERFRRFFHAMLDRGVYLAPSPFESLFVSIAHDADDITATLAAARESFRLL; encoded by the coding sequence ATGCCCGGCGGGGTCAACAGTCCGGTGCGAGCCTTTAAAGGCGTTGGCGGCGCGCCGGTTTTTATGCAGCGCGCGCTGGGGCCCTATCTGTGGGACGAGGACGGCAACCGCTACATTGACTACGTGGGCAGTTGGGGCCCGGCGATTCTGGGGCACGCTTACCCTGACGTGATTCGCCGGATTCAGCAGGCGGCGGAAGATGGCCTGAGCTTTGGCGCGCCTACGCTGTTGGAAACCGCGCTGGCGCACCAGGTCATCGACATGATGCCCGCCATCGAAAAAATCCGCTTTGTGAATTCGGGCACCGAGGCCTGTATGAGCGCCATCCGTCTGGCGCGGGCTTTTACCGGGCGCTCGCGCATTATCACCTTTGCCGGCTGTTACCACGGCCATGGCGATTCGTTTTTATCGCAGGCAGGATCCGGCGCCGCGACGCTGGGGATTCCGGCCAGCCCGGGCGTGCCGCCAGCCATTGCCGCCCTCACGCTGAGCGCGCGCTTTAACGATCTGGCTTCTGTCGAGCGCTTGCTGGCCAGTTGCGAGGGCGACGCGGCGGCGATTATGGTCGAGCCGGTGGCGGGTAATATGGGCTGCATCGCGCCAGAGCCGGGCTTTTTGCAGGGGCTCCGCGAGCTGGCCGATCGTCATGGCGCGCTGCTGATTTTCGATGAAGTGATGTGCGGCTTTCGCGTGGCGCGCGGCGGGGCGCAGGAGCGCTACGGCGTGCGACCCGACCTCACCACACTGGGTAAAATCATTGGCGGCGGGATGCCGGTGGGCGCCTACGGCGGACGCCGCGACATCATGGCCTGCGTTGCGCCTGAGGGTCGTATGTATCAAGCTGGTACGCTGTCAGGCAATCCGTTGGCGATGACCGCCGGACTGGAAACCTTGCGCCGCCTTAACGACCATGGCTTTTACGCGGATCTTGACGATAAGACCCATCGTCTGGCTGACGGCCTGCGCGAAATTGCGCAACAGGCGGGCGTCTCGGTGACAATCAATGCAGTCTGCGGGATGTTGACGCTGTTTTTCGGCGATGGGCCCGTGATCGATTACGAGAGCGCCACGGCCTGCGATCGCGAGCGGTTCCGTCGGTTTTTCCATGCGATGCTCGATCGTGGCGTCTATCTGGCGCCGTCGCCGTTTGAATCGCTGTTTGTGTCCATTGCGCACGACGCCGACGATATCACGGCGACGCTGGCTGCGGCGCGCGAGAGTTTCAGGCTGCTGTAG
- a CDS encoding N-acetylmuramoyl-L-alanine amidase translates to MKRVYPPDGHCCDEDAVLVLGRAPTETASLEVAREPMAPSESGLKRLSLSLEGFFADSVDVSPGENRLTLTAKDAHGQMLAQDVFTVMRRDSRPIPPASPLTIDSETVTPAGPCWLQPGDYLRVGALASPDARIELTAPGLLASPMTLSPAGRLTPDGQWVDTRINCFGALHWAGPRLPAAGWREAVLEIPGEAGEYSEPKPATLTLSISRKGESPIRLTLAHPLTIGGRLRYARVKAGQEAILRTAPSHQARRLTPQPGGVLLAIDASIEETAGERWHRARLGAGCAGWTRADALEEIQLEDMKLAAMENTPEKTLIARPVRLLRARAESPTDVKISIEGAGDGPTLIDAQARQLRLRLSRTVAACDVAPQPARHPALTALRWEQLTPDCLEIACECPSLSGYDWGRDADGLWLRLKTLPERIQDVRLLIDPGHGGDEPGALALDSSPEKDLNLAVALALRDALQDAGFTRVAMTRQSDCAVSLSARAAMAQDSDVCLSLHHNALPDGRSPQPPDGTHQGVGGYFYQPFSRALAAHLQQALVFDLSCAADGLYEDSLVMTRPTQTLAVLLELGYLTHPRDVARVRAPEYATKVANSLAQALSGFSSSS, encoded by the coding sequence ATGAAGCGCGTGTATCCGCCCGACGGGCACTGCTGCGACGAAGACGCCGTACTGGTCTTGGGGCGCGCGCCCACCGAAACAGCATCGCTGGAAGTTGCGCGAGAACCGATGGCGCCTTCTGAGTCGGGCTTGAAGCGGCTCTCTCTGTCTTTAGAGGGGTTTTTTGCTGACAGCGTGGATGTCTCTCCCGGCGAGAACCGCCTGACGCTGACAGCCAAAGACGCCCACGGCCAGATGCTGGCGCAGGACGTATTTACGGTGATGCGTCGCGACTCGCGCCCGATTCCGCCCGCGTCGCCGCTTACGATCGATTCAGAGACGGTAACGCCTGCGGGACCTTGCTGGCTCCAACCGGGCGATTACCTGCGGGTGGGCGCGCTGGCATCGCCCGACGCGAGGATTGAACTCACAGCGCCCGGCTTGTTGGCTTCGCCAATGACGCTTTCGCCTGCTGGCAGACTTACGCCAGATGGTCAGTGGGTCGATACGCGTATTAACTGCTTTGGCGCGTTACACTGGGCGGGTCCGCGTCTGCCGGCCGCCGGGTGGCGCGAAGCCGTCCTGGAAATTCCGGGGGAGGCCGGAGAATACTCTGAGCCGAAACCCGCGACGCTGACCCTGAGCATCAGTCGCAAGGGAGAGTCCCCCATCCGTTTGACCTTGGCGCATCCGCTGACGATTGGCGGGCGACTGCGCTATGCCCGGGTGAAGGCCGGACAAGAGGCGATTCTCAGAACTGCGCCTTCACATCAGGCGCGCCGCCTGACGCCCCAGCCGGGTGGCGTCCTGTTGGCCATTGACGCCTCGATCGAAGAAACGGCGGGCGAGCGATGGCATCGCGCGCGTCTGGGCGCCGGTTGCGCAGGCTGGACGCGGGCAGACGCGCTAGAAGAAATTCAATTAGAAGACATGAAACTCGCGGCAATGGAAAACACGCCCGAAAAAACGCTTATCGCGCGTCCGGTACGCCTGCTGCGCGCGCGCGCCGAATCGCCAACCGACGTCAAGATTTCGATCGAGGGCGCGGGTGACGGGCCCACATTGATTGACGCGCAGGCCCGCCAACTTCGGCTGCGCCTGAGCCGGACGGTCGCCGCCTGCGATGTTGCGCCGCAACCGGCGCGGCACCCTGCCTTGACGGCGTTGCGATGGGAGCAGCTTACGCCCGATTGTCTGGAAATCGCGTGCGAATGCCCTTCCTTGTCCGGGTATGATTGGGGGCGCGATGCGGACGGCCTCTGGCTGCGCTTGAAAACCCTGCCTGAACGCATCCAGGACGTGCGCCTGCTGATTGATCCTGGCCACGGAGGCGATGAACCGGGGGCGCTGGCGCTGGACAGCTCGCCAGAGAAGGATCTGAATCTGGCTGTGGCGCTGGCGCTGCGTGACGCATTACAGGATGCTGGGTTTACGCGCGTGGCGATGACGCGCCAAAGCGACTGCGCCGTTTCGCTGTCCGCGCGGGCCGCCATGGCGCAAGACAGCGACGTGTGTCTCAGCCTGCATCATAATGCCCTACCTGACGGACGCTCGCCCCAACCGCCGGATGGGACGCATCAGGGCGTTGGCGGGTATTTTTACCAGCCGTTTTCGCGTGCGTTGGCGGCGCACTTGCAACAGGCGCTTGTTTTTGACCTCTCGTGCGCCGCCGACGGCCTTTACGAGGATTCTCTGGTCATGACCCGACCGACGCAAACGCTCGCCGTGCTGCTGGAGCTGGGATATCTGACGCATCCGCGCGATGTCGCCCGGGTGCGCGCGCCAGAGTATGCGACAAAAGTCGCAAATTCCCTCGCTCAGGCCTTGAGCGGTTTTAGCTCTTCATCGTGA
- a CDS encoding orotidine 5'-phosphate decarboxylase, with amino-acid sequence MKTTPPCLSHRLIIALDMMSPVQALALAQTLCGLGVTFKVGMELFYRGGMALAREIAALQARPRGVFIDLKLHDIPNTAGMAAQALASQGVDFFNVHALGGEAMMRAAVEGARHGHQIRAAVEGARHGHQIRAAVEGARQGRQMRAAAESARQVDQTRPATDPAQDNAPPLLLGVTLLTSLDAQTLARDLKIDLALESMVVHLAQLAQRAGLGGVVCSAQEAASLRAACGADFQLVTPGIRPAFEARVDDQARICTPAQALRNGADYLVVGRPVTQAADPAHSVARILEEMAAA; translated from the coding sequence ATGAAGACAACTCCCCCTTGCCTGTCGCACCGCCTGATCATCGCTCTGGATATGATGAGCCCGGTACAGGCCCTGGCGCTGGCCCAGACGCTGTGCGGCCTTGGCGTAACATTCAAGGTCGGTATGGAGTTGTTCTATCGCGGCGGCATGGCGCTGGCGCGCGAGATTGCCGCCCTACAAGCGCGCCCGCGCGGCGTGTTTATCGATCTGAAGCTGCATGATATTCCCAACACGGCGGGGATGGCTGCTCAGGCGCTGGCGTCGCAGGGAGTGGATTTTTTCAATGTCCACGCGCTGGGCGGCGAAGCCATGATGCGCGCCGCGGTAGAAGGCGCGCGTCATGGACACCAGATACGCGCCGCGGTAGAAGGCGCGCGTCATGGACACCAGATACGCGCCGCGGTAGAAGGCGCGCGTCAAGGACGCCAGATGCGCGCCGCGGCAGAAAGCGCGCGCCAAGTCGACCAGACGCGCCCAGCAACAGACCCGGCGCAAGACAACGCGCCGCCGCTGTTGCTGGGCGTGACGTTGCTCACCAGTCTGGATGCGCAGACGCTGGCGCGCGATCTCAAAATTGACTTGGCGCTTGAGTCAATGGTGGTTCATCTGGCGCAACTGGCGCAACGCGCAGGCCTGGGCGGCGTGGTCTGCTCGGCGCAGGAAGCGGCGTCGCTGCGCGCGGCCTGCGGCGCGGATTTTCAGTTGGTGACGCCCGGCATCCGTCCGGCGTTTGAGGCGCGGGTCGACGATCAGGCTCGCATTTGTACGCCTGCTCAAGCCTTAAGAAACGGCGCCGATTATCTGGTAGTCGGGCGGCCTGTGACCCAAGCCGCCGATCCGGCGCACTCTGTTGCGCGAATTCTCGAAGAAATGGCCGCCGCATGA
- a CDS encoding glycosyltransferase family 4 protein, protein MGAERRLIRAFYVCHDGDLFGSQQSLAIMAAHARDFDIAPVVSIARPGPLTARLASIPGLTLATHRRLQWFKHDQRSGFQRVGDAAGLLASAWPRARALAALLRAHRADVVHSNSLVSLEGALAARLAGIPHVWHIRELFVSDNPKLRPTLGADGVRRVVEAFSTRILCISQAVAAQFSQEATARLVVMPNAVAMAANQTPVAPLWPPAEGRLRVGYVGRLTAGKRFGDLIEALAILGDATPIELVVAGKFVDAPYEAFIRARLDALGVGDRVRLLGVLDDLRPFYAGIDALALPSKDEPFGRALIEAMAAGAPCIGADSGGIPEIIAHERTGLLYPCGDARALAAALARYWREPDLRRTLANNAGRAAAQRFTIETQMQALRAVYDAALTTAHR, encoded by the coding sequence GTGGGCGCTGAGCGTCGGCTGATCCGGGCGTTTTACGTCTGTCACGACGGCGATCTGTTCGGCTCGCAGCAGAGTCTGGCGATAATGGCGGCCCATGCGCGCGATTTTGACATAGCGCCAGTGGTCTCGATCGCGCGTCCGGGTCCGCTCACGGCGCGACTGGCGTCGATTCCCGGATTGACGCTGGCGACGCACCGGCGCTTGCAGTGGTTTAAGCACGATCAACGTTCGGGATTCCAGCGCGTGGGAGACGCAGCAGGGCTTCTAGCCAGCGCATGGCCTCGCGCGCGCGCACTCGCCGCCTTATTGCGCGCGCATCGGGCGGATGTTGTTCACAGCAATTCGCTGGTATCGCTGGAAGGCGCGCTGGCCGCGCGATTGGCCGGAATTCCGCATGTGTGGCACATTCGCGAGCTGTTTGTCAGCGATAATCCCAAGTTACGCCCGACGCTCGGCGCAGACGGCGTTCGGCGCGTGGTGGAGGCTTTTTCAACCCGGATTCTATGCATTTCGCAGGCGGTGGCGGCGCAGTTCTCGCAGGAGGCGACCGCGCGCCTTGTTGTGATGCCAAACGCTGTGGCGATGGCGGCGAATCAAACGCCGGTCGCGCCCTTATGGCCGCCCGCAGAAGGGCGCTTACGCGTGGGCTACGTCGGGCGGCTGACAGCAGGCAAGCGCTTTGGCGATTTAATCGAGGCGCTGGCTATTTTAGGAGACGCGACGCCGATTGAGCTGGTGGTGGCCGGAAAATTCGTGGACGCGCCTTATGAGGCTTTTATCCGCGCGCGTCTCGATGCGTTGGGAGTCGGGGATCGCGTGCGTCTATTGGGCGTGCTGGACGATCTGCGGCCGTTTTACGCAGGCATCGACGCGCTGGCGCTGCCGTCGAAGGACGAGCCTTTTGGCCGCGCGCTGATTGAAGCGATGGCCGCCGGCGCGCCTTGCATTGGCGCGGATTCGGGTGGAATTCCCGAGATTATTGCACACGAGCGTACGGGTCTGCTGTATCCGTGCGGTGACGCTCGCGCGCTGGCGGCGGCGTTGGCGCGCTACTGGCGCGAACCGGATCTGCGGCGCACATTGGCAAATAATGCTGGACGCGCTGCGGCCCAACGGTTTACGATAGAGACGCAAATGCAGGCGTTGCGCGCCGTGTATGATGCCGCGCTGACGACTGCCCATCGCTGA
- a CDS encoding nucleotidyltransferase family protein: MKLSVVILTGGREGHQALLGGTALSSKVLLPIAGKPMVLRVIEAVAGLSAPAPRLYISAEDPAILSLASPLPFTALPVEGGAVRSLLGSLARVEAAQADAVVFISGDHPLLTSEMLAYFIAECQRRDLTMGVALVARERVRRQYPQSKRSYIHLKNGSYSGGNLIYIDKRRFDADATLLEWVDRNRKKPWKSLFKLGPLALLRALSRQMDIHELARHFSRLANCPTGAVEMPWAECCMDVDKPSDQVMAEAILVERRMWRVMTEPLARGLSRVEIGDWMRLGARA, from the coding sequence ATGAAACTTTCTGTCGTGATTCTTACGGGCGGGCGCGAAGGCCATCAGGCGCTTTTGGGCGGCACCGCGCTGAGCTCGAAGGTCTTGTTGCCCATTGCAGGCAAACCCATGGTGTTGCGCGTGATCGAAGCCGTCGCGGGTCTGAGTGCGCCTGCGCCACGCTTGTACATCAGCGCGGAAGATCCGGCGATTCTCTCTCTCGCCTCGCCGCTGCCGTTTACGGCGTTACCGGTTGAGGGCGGCGCGGTGCGCTCGCTGCTGGGGTCGCTGGCAAGGGTAGAGGCGGCTCAAGCTGACGCCGTTGTATTTATTTCCGGCGATCACCCGTTGCTCACCAGCGAGATGCTGGCGTATTTCATCGCCGAGTGTCAGCGGCGCGACCTGACGATGGGCGTGGCTCTGGTGGCGCGCGAGCGGGTTCGGCGCCAGTATCCGCAATCCAAGCGCAGCTATATTCACTTAAAAAACGGGTCGTATTCTGGCGGCAACCTGATTTATATCGACAAACGGCGCTTCGACGCTGACGCAACGCTGCTGGAATGGGTGGATCGCAACCGCAAGAAGCCGTGGAAAAGCCTGTTTAAGTTGGGTCCTCTGGCGTTGCTTCGCGCCCTGTCGCGACAAATGGATATTCATGAGCTGGCGCGGCATTTTTCGCGCCTGGCCAACTGCCCTACGGGCGCCGTGGAAATGCCCTGGGCGGAGTGCTGTATGGATGTCGACAAGCCCTCTGATCAGGTTATGGCCGAAGCCATTCTTGTTGAGCGACGCATGTGGCGCGTGATGACCGAACCGCTGGCGCGCGGCCTGTCTCGCGTCGAAATCGGCGACTGGATGCGGCTGGGCGCCCGCGCGTGA